From the Pseudoalteromonas tunicata genome, one window contains:
- a CDS encoding efflux transporter outer membrane subunit, with protein MGVLLKKPIVLSICLALSGCMNIPKLAENYQESINLPANWQQQSESMTVQDNWLAQFGDENMMQLVHQALDKNYALQAKAFQVAIKEQQLISSGAVFWPSFDVSLRSSRTKNTQTETLTTTHSLNLNLSYELDLWGKLSDADRQANLDFLAEQALFMQAKQSLVAQVATAWFKIIEAEQLLKLYQKRAANAEQNLIIIASGYEQGLNSALDVYLTRNEVNNELSRVSTQQAELVKAKRILELLTGAYPAGELIVNADLPKLDSAISLGLPANLLTKKPALVASWYQLLAKDANVAYAHKQRFPALKLTGSLGNSDSELKELLSPSSLAWSLVSNITAPIFNAGKLAAEQERARLDRQISEQNYLDTLFNAFSDVENALTTEQSLQQRYITTVRAQENAEAAQTLAFEQYQSGLVEYTTVLESQKRAFDAQSSVIQIKSQLLSNRINLHLALGGAFSAPSELVEAK; from the coding sequence ATGGGCGTTTTATTAAAAAAACCCATAGTGTTGAGTATTTGCTTAGCTTTATCGGGCTGTATGAATATTCCCAAGTTAGCCGAAAATTATCAAGAATCGATAAATTTACCTGCAAATTGGCAACAACAATCAGAATCTATGACGGTACAAGATAATTGGTTAGCTCAATTTGGTGATGAAAACATGATGCAATTAGTGCATCAAGCATTAGATAAAAACTATGCTTTGCAAGCAAAAGCGTTTCAAGTTGCCATTAAAGAGCAACAACTTATCAGTAGTGGCGCTGTATTTTGGCCTTCCTTTGATGTTTCACTACGCTCATCGCGCACTAAAAATACCCAAACAGAAACGCTGACAACAACTCATTCCTTAAATCTAAATCTTAGTTATGAACTTGATTTATGGGGTAAGTTATCAGATGCAGATCGCCAAGCTAATTTAGATTTCTTAGCAGAGCAAGCGCTATTTATGCAAGCCAAGCAAAGTCTTGTAGCCCAAGTGGCAACAGCTTGGTTTAAAATTATTGAGGCTGAACAACTGCTTAAGTTGTATCAAAAGCGAGCCGCTAATGCTGAGCAAAACTTAATTATTATCGCATCAGGTTATGAGCAAGGTCTTAATTCGGCACTTGATGTATATTTAACGCGTAATGAAGTGAATAACGAGCTTTCACGCGTCTCAACACAACAAGCTGAGTTAGTTAAAGCAAAACGTATTTTAGAGCTACTTACCGGCGCTTATCCAGCGGGAGAGTTAATCGTAAACGCCGACCTGCCCAAACTAGATAGTGCAATTAGCTTAGGCTTGCCTGCTAATCTCTTAACTAAAAAACCAGCCTTAGTTGCAAGTTGGTATCAGCTTTTAGCCAAAGATGCCAATGTGGCTTATGCTCACAAACAACGTTTTCCTGCGTTAAAACTGACGGGCTCTTTGGGTAATAGTGACAGCGAACTTAAAGAGTTATTGTCTCCAAGTTCACTTGCATGGTCATTAGTTAGCAATATTACAGCTCCTATTTTTAATGCCGGTAAATTAGCCGCAGAACAAGAGCGCGCTCGTTTAGACCGTCAAATCAGCGAACAAAATTACCTAGATACTTTATTTAATGCTTTTAGTGATGTCGAAAATGCTCTTACTACAGAACAAAGCTTACAACAGCGTTATATCACTACGGTGCGAGCACAAGAAAATGCCGAAGCGGCGCAAACGCTTGCTTTTGAGCAATATCAAAGTGGTTTAGTTGAATACACCACAGTGCTTGAATCGCAAAAGCGTGCATTTGATGCACAAAGTTCAGTCATTCAAATAAAAAGTCAGTTATTAAGTAACCGCATTAATTTACACCTAGCTTTAGGTGGCGCATTTTCTGCGCCATCTGAACTCGTAGAGGCTAAGTAG
- a CDS encoding efflux RND transporter periplasmic adaptor subunit encodes MKLNKKNILPLVIVSAAVAAIALIVNNPPKPARGMAAKPAQMAVETQLINGQTFDVVIDSFGVVQPRTQSVLVAQASGQINEVSSQFRDGGFFEAGDILVKLDDRDHKAEVKIAQSSLMSAKQALFEEQARVKQALADWQRLGNGQQANALVLREPQLEAAKAKVLSAEAQLEKAQLTLERTQIVAPYAGRILKKHVDLGQVVNNNTQLADIYAVDYVEIRLPIKNKDLQLIKLPEQYRDVAQTPVGSDVTFKSDLVQAQTWQGQVVRTESAIDSQSQQLYVVAQIDDPYQAKLNQISPIKIGQYVSAKIKGKTLSDVIVIPNSAIYQGSYVYTVENDVLKRKEISLSWQNAEQAIVSEGLGKGDQLVLTPLGQVSSGTPVKMQNANTSAAPQDDKAARRAKLEQMAKERGITVEQLMAERKKARAQREGQ; translated from the coding sequence ATGAAATTAAATAAAAAAAATATATTACCACTGGTCATTGTGTCTGCTGCTGTTGCGGCAATTGCACTTATAGTAAATAACCCACCAAAACCCGCTCGAGGTATGGCTGCAAAACCAGCGCAAATGGCAGTTGAAACACAACTTATTAACGGCCAAACCTTTGATGTGGTTATTGATAGTTTTGGCGTGGTACAGCCTCGTACTCAAAGTGTATTAGTAGCGCAAGCCAGTGGTCAGATTAATGAAGTAAGTAGTCAGTTTCGCGATGGCGGTTTTTTTGAAGCCGGCGATATTTTAGTAAAACTTGATGATAGAGACCATAAAGCCGAAGTTAAAATAGCGCAATCGAGTCTGATGTCGGCTAAACAAGCCTTGTTTGAAGAACAAGCGCGAGTAAAACAAGCGCTTGCAGATTGGCAGCGCTTAGGCAATGGCCAACAAGCTAACGCCTTAGTACTGCGTGAACCGCAATTAGAAGCAGCTAAAGCCAAGGTATTATCGGCAGAAGCCCAGCTTGAAAAAGCACAGCTTACTCTAGAGCGTACGCAAATTGTTGCGCCGTATGCTGGTCGAATTTTAAAGAAACACGTCGATTTAGGTCAGGTGGTCAACAACAATACTCAATTGGCAGATATTTATGCGGTTGATTATGTTGAAATTCGCCTTCCAATCAAAAATAAAGACTTACAACTGATTAAACTGCCTGAGCAGTATCGCGATGTCGCACAGACTCCAGTCGGTAGTGATGTCACATTTAAATCAGATTTAGTGCAAGCACAAACGTGGCAAGGACAAGTGGTGCGCACCGAAAGTGCCATTGATAGCCAATCACAGCAACTTTATGTGGTCGCTCAAATCGATGATCCGTATCAGGCCAAACTTAACCAAATTTCACCGATTAAAATTGGCCAATATGTCAGCGCCAAAATTAAAGGCAAAACCCTATCAGATGTCATTGTGATCCCAAACAGTGCCATTTATCAGGGCAGTTATGTTTATACCGTTGAAAACGATGTTTTAAAGCGCAAAGAAATCAGCTTAAGTTGGCAAAATGCCGAACAAGCTATTGTCTCTGAGGGGTTGGGAAAGGGCGATCAATTAGTGCTCACACCTCTTGGTCAAGTGAGCTCTGGCACCCCTGTTAAAATGCAAAATGCAAATACAAGTGCTGCACCACAAGATGATAAAGCAGCGCGTCGTGCCAAACTGGAACAAATGGCCAAAGAGCGAGGGATCACTGTTGAGCAGTTAATGGCTGAGCGTAAAAAAGCCCGTGCGCAAAGAGAAGGTCAATAA
- a CDS encoding efflux RND transporter permease subunit: MIAWFTRNHVAANLLMICILLAGLFSLSTKIPLEVFPSFQTDRISVSVSLRGATPEDTEQGVAIRIEEAVQDLEGVKQISSRSSEGSASVTIEVDTGYDPREMLADIKSRVDAINTFPADAEKPIVALAERKREVIAVTVASVYGEKETREFAETVRDDLLRLPNVTQVDLSGVRDYEIAVEISQDSLRQYELSLKEVAAAIGNSSTDVSAGNLKTSGGDVLIRSKGQAYRKDEFAKIAIKTNPDGSIIRLSDIAVIKDDFEETPVRTRFNGKQAAFIDVYRIGQQSAIDVADEVKQYIEQRQASLPKGFELSFWDDDSQVVKNRIATLTTNALQGGILVLALLTLFLRPAIAFWVFIGIPISFMGAFIAMPIFGVTLNVMSLFGFILVLGIVVDDAIVTGENVYTHLKTAESGEQAAIRGTQEVATPVTFGVLTTVAAFLPLAFIDGARGALFAQIPFIVIPVLLFSLIESKFVLPAHLKYLKMRHEKQGSNKLEQLQQRFADGFENAILRYYQPLLKVALRHKMSTLMGFVGIFFIIIALMSSGWTKFIFFPRIPSETVRVNLTLPAGTPFEVTNKFILRMADKAHELQEKYIDEDSGKSVIINILATTGGRGGASNSGGVRFEIIPPEQRSSDITSRELVTEWRNLIGVIPGAESLTFRAEIGRSSDPIDVQLNGQSLETLKEVAARVKERLATYPTVFDIADSLSDGKQELQIELTAQGQALGLTRVAIASQVRSAFFGSQVQRIQRGRDDVRVMVRLPIEERRSIADLQNILIDTPSGGAVPLSHVATLKAGQSPTTIYRIDRYRTVNVRADIEKEKTNMTVLQADLKEYLDQLVAQYPGVTHSLEGEAKEQRESFDSLTWALLFVFFIIYALLAIPFKSYLQPLIVMSVIPFGMIGAVMGHWIMGMDLTIMSLLGMLALVGVVVNDSLVLVDFINKKRAEGRELMDSVLTAGASRFRPVMLTSLTTFIGLMPLLFEKSTQAQFLIPMAVSLGFGILFATFITLLLIPVNYLLVEKVKGLFSTKSKTGDYSSVDKAV, from the coding sequence ATGATTGCTTGGTTTACTCGAAATCATGTTGCCGCAAATTTATTAATGATTTGCATCTTATTGGCGGGACTTTTTAGCCTTTCTACTAAAATTCCTTTAGAAGTTTTCCCATCATTTCAAACCGATCGCATTAGTGTCAGTGTCTCATTACGTGGCGCAACCCCTGAAGATACCGAACAAGGTGTCGCTATTCGAATTGAAGAAGCGGTGCAAGATTTAGAAGGGGTGAAACAAATATCGAGTCGTTCATCTGAAGGCTCTGCGTCGGTAACCATCGAGGTAGACACCGGATACGATCCGCGTGAAATGTTAGCAGATATAAAAAGTCGCGTTGATGCGATTAATACCTTTCCTGCGGATGCTGAAAAACCCATTGTGGCTTTAGCTGAGCGTAAACGTGAAGTAATAGCGGTAACAGTTGCCAGTGTTTATGGTGAAAAAGAAACCCGTGAATTTGCCGAAACGGTTCGTGATGATTTATTGCGCCTGCCTAATGTTACACAAGTTGATTTAAGTGGTGTACGGGACTACGAAATAGCCGTCGAAATATCGCAAGATAGCCTTCGTCAATACGAGCTATCGTTAAAAGAAGTGGCTGCTGCCATTGGCAATTCAAGTACTGATGTTTCTGCGGGTAATTTAAAAACCTCAGGTGGTGATGTACTTATTCGCTCAAAAGGCCAAGCATATCGCAAAGATGAATTTGCCAAAATCGCGATTAAAACCAACCCCGATGGTTCAATCATCCGTTTAAGTGATATTGCGGTGATTAAAGATGATTTTGAAGAAACCCCAGTTCGTACGCGTTTTAATGGCAAACAAGCGGCGTTTATTGATGTTTATCGTATTGGTCAACAAAGTGCGATAGATGTCGCCGATGAAGTGAAACAATATATTGAGCAGCGCCAAGCTTCATTGCCAAAAGGGTTTGAGCTCAGTTTTTGGGATGACGATTCACAAGTCGTAAAAAATCGTATCGCCACGTTAACGACTAACGCCTTACAGGGCGGTATTTTAGTGCTTGCGCTGTTGACCTTATTTTTGCGCCCTGCCATTGCCTTTTGGGTGTTTATTGGTATTCCGATTTCATTTATGGGTGCATTTATCGCGATGCCAATTTTTGGTGTGACACTCAATGTAATGAGCTTATTTGGTTTTATTTTAGTGCTTGGTATTGTCGTTGATGATGCCATCGTCACCGGCGAAAACGTGTATACCCACTTAAAAACCGCTGAATCGGGTGAGCAAGCCGCAATTCGTGGTACACAAGAGGTCGCAACGCCAGTGACTTTTGGTGTATTAACTACGGTCGCAGCATTTTTACCGCTCGCCTTTATTGACGGTGCGCGTGGTGCATTGTTTGCGCAAATTCCGTTTATTGTTATCCCTGTTTTATTGTTTTCATTGATTGAATCTAAATTTGTGCTGCCTGCGCATTTAAAATATTTAAAAATGCGTCATGAAAAACAAGGTTCAAACAAGTTAGAGCAACTGCAACAACGCTTTGCTGATGGCTTTGAAAATGCGATTTTACGTTATTATCAGCCACTGCTTAAGGTCGCGTTACGCCATAAAATGAGTACCTTGATGGGGTTTGTTGGCATCTTTTTTATTATTATCGCGTTGATGTCGAGCGGTTGGACTAAGTTTATCTTTTTCCCGCGCATTCCAAGTGAAACGGTACGGGTTAATTTAACATTGCCTGCCGGTACGCCATTTGAAGTGACCAATAAATTCATTTTAAGAATGGCCGACAAAGCGCATGAGCTACAAGAAAAATACATTGATGAAGACAGTGGCAAAAGCGTCATTATTAATATTTTAGCCACCACGGGAGGGCGAGGTGGTGCATCAAACTCAGGTGGCGTACGCTTTGAAATTATTCCGCCAGAGCAACGCTCAAGCGATATTACATCACGCGAGTTAGTGACCGAATGGCGTAATCTTATTGGCGTTATTCCAGGTGCTGAAAGTCTGACATTTAGGGCTGAAATTGGTCGCTCATCCGATCCGATTGATGTGCAGTTAAATGGCCAATCCCTTGAAACACTCAAAGAGGTGGCGGCACGAGTGAAAGAGCGCCTAGCCACCTATCCGACGGTTTTTGATATTGCCGATAGTTTATCTGATGGTAAACAAGAGCTGCAAATTGAGCTTACAGCGCAAGGTCAGGCGCTGGGACTGACTCGTGTTGCCATTGCCAGCCAAGTTCGCAGCGCGTTTTTTGGCTCACAAGTGCAGCGAATTCAGCGCGGACGAGATGATGTGCGGGTTATGGTGCGTTTACCGATTGAAGAGCGACGCTCAATTGCCGACTTGCAAAATATTTTAATCGATACGCCAAGTGGTGGTGCGGTGCCATTGTCTCATGTTGCAACACTTAAAGCAGGACAAAGCCCAACAACAATCTATCGAATTGACCGTTATCGTACTGTGAATGTTAGGGCTGATATTGAAAAAGAAAAAACCAATATGACAGTGCTACAAGCCGATTTAAAAGAGTATTTAGATCAGTTGGTTGCTCAATATCCTGGCGTTACGCATTCATTAGAAGGTGAAGCGAAAGAGCAGCGTGAGTCATTTGATTCCCTCACTTGGGCGTTGTTATTTGTCTTTTTTATAATTTATGCCTTGTTAGCGATACCATTTAAATCGTATCTACAGCCTTTAATTGTCATGAGCGTAATCCCATTTGGCATGATAGGTGCGGTGATGGGCCATTGGATTATGGGTATGGATTTAACCATTATGAGTTTATTAGGCATGCTAGCGCTTGTGGGTGTGGTGGTGAATGACTCTTTGGTATTGGTTGACTTTATTAATAAAAAACGCGCTGAAGGGCGCGAATTGATGGATTCAGTGCTCACAGCTGGCGCATCGCGTTTTCGCCCAGTAATGCTTACCAGTTTAACTACGTTTATTGGTTTAATGCCGTTATTGTTTGAAAAATCGACCCAAGCGCAATTTTTAATACCGATGGCGGTCTCGTTAGGTTTTGGTATTTTATTTGCGACCTTTATCACCTTGTTATTGATCCCTGTGAATTATCTCTTGGTCGAAAAAGTGAAAGGTCTTTTTTCTACAAAGAGTAAAACAGGTGACTATTCCAGCGTAGATAAAGCTGTTTAG
- a CDS encoding UPF0149 family protein produces MIENLTYQEAQLLLEKHQVFVMPSEVHGVISGLLACGLEIESTEYLSLLSDVFNEGQAFQTELKTFLVELYKQVTSKLSDRELHFELYLPDDDESLADQANAVVAWIAGFLLGFGLKQKDYGRLSDDVKEVIQDFTEISKLDTHFDETEEDSQSLYEIIEYVRISTLLCFAELGEKQVTSTPTNKTIH; encoded by the coding sequence ATGATCGAAAACCTCACCTACCAAGAAGCACAGTTGCTGCTCGAAAAACATCAAGTGTTTGTTATGCCCTCAGAAGTACATGGCGTTATTAGCGGTCTACTTGCCTGCGGCCTTGAAATTGAAAGTACTGAGTATTTATCTTTATTAAGTGATGTATTTAATGAAGGTCAGGCTTTTCAAACTGAGTTAAAAACGTTTTTAGTTGAACTTTATAAGCAAGTCACCAGCAAATTAAGCGACCGCGAATTACATTTTGAATTGTATTTACCCGATGACGACGAATCATTAGCCGACCAAGCTAATGCGGTAGTTGCTTGGATTGCCGGTTTTTTACTGGGGTTTGGTTTAAAACAAAAAGATTACGGCCGTTTGTCAGACGATGTCAAAGAAGTGATCCAAGATTTTACTGAGATCAGTAAACTTGATACCCATTTTGATGAGACCGAAGAAGACAGCCAAAGTTTATATGAAATCATTGAATATGTGCGTATTTCAACCTTGTTATGTTTTGCCGAATTAGGTGAAAAACAAGTCACAAGTACACCGACTAATAAAACGATTCATTAA
- the pepP gene encoding Xaa-Pro aminopeptidase, which translates to MSEFIQRRARLLASMEPNSIAIIGAAKEKTRSRDTEYAFRQDSDFFYLTGFNEPDAVLVLAPDLAEPCTLFCRAKDKMAEIWSGRRLGPEQAQIQLGFNHADSLDGLEDKLLALINGHPTLYFAQGNDGQFDDLIWQCINTLRNGPKRGFKAPHTIKDVRSLVHEMRLFKSDAELALMQEAANISSKAHIRAMQFAKAGATEYQLEAEIHHHYAMNGARHPAYGTIVGSGDNANILHYTENSSVLVDGDLVLIDSGCELQGYAADITRTFPVNGRFSAPQKQLYQLVLDAQLAALEVVKPGNTLKMVGDAAINVLTQGMISLGLLQGDLDELISKQAYKAFYMHGVGHWLGLDVHDVGDYKQDEKDRPFEPGMVLTVEPGLYVAADAIAPEQFKGIGIRIEDDVVVTQTGHIVLTALVPKTIAEIEAIMQAGV; encoded by the coding sequence ATGAGCGAATTTATCCAACGACGTGCACGTTTGCTTGCGAGTATGGAACCAAATTCCATCGCAATCATAGGAGCTGCAAAAGAAAAAACTCGTAGTCGCGATACCGAATATGCTTTTCGCCAAGACAGCGATTTTTTTTACTTAACCGGATTTAACGAACCTGATGCGGTCCTGGTACTGGCCCCTGATTTAGCCGAACCATGTACTTTATTTTGTCGCGCTAAAGATAAAATGGCTGAGATCTGGAGCGGACGACGTCTTGGCCCTGAACAAGCTCAAATTCAATTAGGTTTTAACCATGCCGATAGCCTTGATGGGCTTGAAGATAAACTATTGGCGTTAATTAATGGTCATCCAACCTTATATTTTGCTCAGGGTAATGATGGCCAGTTTGATGATTTAATTTGGCAATGTATTAATACGTTACGTAATGGTCCAAAGCGCGGCTTTAAAGCGCCGCACACCATTAAAGATGTACGTAGCTTAGTGCATGAAATGCGCTTATTTAAATCTGATGCTGAACTTGCTCTAATGCAAGAAGCGGCAAATATCAGCTCAAAAGCGCATATTAGAGCCATGCAATTTGCTAAAGCGGGTGCCACAGAATATCAGCTTGAGGCTGAAATACATCATCATTATGCGATGAATGGTGCGCGCCATCCTGCCTATGGCACCATTGTTGGTTCAGGCGATAACGCCAATATTTTGCATTACACCGAAAATAGTTCTGTGCTTGTCGATGGCGATTTAGTATTGATTGATTCTGGTTGTGAGCTACAAGGTTATGCCGCAGATATTACTCGTACTTTTCCTGTTAATGGTCGTTTTAGTGCGCCGCAAAAGCAGTTATACCAGTTGGTACTCGATGCTCAGTTAGCCGCGCTTGAAGTGGTAAAACCAGGTAATACGCTAAAAATGGTCGGTGATGCCGCCATAAACGTATTAACTCAAGGCATGATAAGTCTTGGTTTGTTGCAAGGTGACCTTGATGAGCTTATCAGCAAACAAGCCTATAAAGCGTTTTATATGCATGGTGTTGGTCACTGGTTAGGTTTAGATGTGCACGATGTTGGCGATTATAAACAAGATGAAAAAGACCGCCCGTTTGAGCCAGGTATGGTGCTTACTGTTGAGCCTGGTTTATATGTTGCCGCTGACGCCATTGCGCCAGAGCAATTTAAAGGCATAGGCATTCGTATTGAAGATGATGTTGTGGTTACCCAAACGGGTCATATCGTTCTTACTGCTTTAGTACCAAAAACCATCGCTGAGATTGAAGCTATTATGCAAGCAGGAGTGTAG
- the ubiH gene encoding 2-octaprenyl-6-methoxyphenyl hydroxylase yields the protein MQQFDVVILGGGLIGASQALCLAKSCPQLRIAVVEAFTANDSAQPSFDDRSIAIAHHSATYLSKLGLFNQSAPYVETIASVQVSDRGHFGKTNISAAEYQVPALGYVAEVRPFGIMLHQQLVQQGITLFCPHTVSAIELSANVNILTLNDNQQLSAKLVIVADGAQSTSRAMLKIDFKPESYPQSAIIANIEVSGGHHQRAFERFTEHGPMALLPMSQNRYSLVWCVHPDAVADLMQASDDEFLTQLQQAFGYRAGHFIKVGVKAQYPLTKGQASQFIAHRTAIIGNAAHTVHPIAGQGFNLGVRDIQLLVDLIKTAHNQGLDIGTYPVLKLYQQQRQQDIGTVLCLTDSLVKLFSNSARFIALGRSIGLLSLELSKGLKKPLAKQLMGHTRQGLKT from the coding sequence GTGCAGCAGTTTGATGTGGTTATTTTAGGAGGCGGGCTGATTGGTGCAAGCCAAGCGTTATGTTTGGCAAAAAGCTGCCCACAGCTGCGCATTGCCGTGGTCGAAGCCTTTACAGCCAACGACAGCGCCCAACCTAGTTTTGACGACCGCTCTATCGCAATTGCCCATCATAGTGCTACGTATCTGAGTAAATTGGGGCTATTTAATCAAAGTGCTCCTTATGTTGAAACAATTGCTAGTGTGCAAGTCTCCGACCGTGGGCATTTTGGTAAAACCAATATCAGTGCCGCAGAATACCAAGTGCCAGCACTGGGATATGTGGCCGAAGTCAGACCATTTGGCATTATGCTGCATCAACAATTAGTGCAGCAAGGCATTACGCTTTTTTGCCCTCATACTGTGAGCGCAATCGAACTGAGCGCCAATGTAAATATTCTCACTTTGAATGATAACCAACAGTTGAGCGCTAAATTAGTGATTGTGGCCGATGGTGCACAATCGACAAGCCGCGCCATGTTAAAAATTGACTTTAAACCTGAGTCATATCCGCAAAGCGCTATTATTGCCAATATTGAAGTCAGTGGCGGCCATCATCAGCGTGCGTTTGAGCGTTTTACCGAACATGGGCCAATGGCTTTATTACCAATGAGCCAAAATCGTTATTCTTTGGTGTGGTGCGTGCACCCTGATGCAGTGGCCGATTTAATGCAGGCCAGTGACGACGAGTTTTTAACGCAATTACAACAGGCGTTTGGTTATCGCGCTGGGCACTTTATTAAAGTGGGCGTTAAAGCACAGTATCCACTTACTAAAGGTCAAGCGAGTCAATTTATAGCGCATCGCACAGCAATAATTGGTAATGCGGCTCACACTGTTCACCCCATTGCTGGGCAAGGCTTTAATTTGGGGGTGAGAGATATTCAATTACTGGTCGATTTAATTAAAACCGCACATAACCAAGGCCTCGATATTGGTACTTATCCAGTATTAAAGCTCTACCAACAGCAAAGGCAGCAAGATATTGGTACTGTGCTGTGTTTAACTGATTCGCTAGTCAAACTCTTCTCAAATAGCGCTCGTTTTATTGCCCTTGGGCGCAGTATTGGTTTATTAAGTTTAGAGCTGAGCAAGGGCCTTAAAAAACCATTAGCCAAGCAATTAATGGGGCATACCCGCCAAGGATTAAAAACATGA
- a CDS encoding FAD-dependent oxidoreductase encodes MKQSQVCIVGAGCIGLTLALGLVKQGISVVVIDGAPRLSAPNSKAAEFSLRVSALSLASQALFMQLGVWQAMLDLRAQPYTTMDVRDKDSFGKIEFVAQEQDLTHLGHIVENDVIRHALLAALDEQPLATVLFDSPYQQIHQSDSDVFLTLKDGTPIIAKLLVACDGANSAIRQQYKMPITFWDYDHHAIVATIKTQLPHHNVARQVFLPDGPLAFLPLPEANTHSIVWSTSPMRAQALLAMDDSEFNKALMAEFDGQCGLCEVVSARQSFPLKMRYARKWLDNRVILMGDAAHTIHPLAGLGMNLGLKDAAYLLELLASASTSSAQGEFAPHKLLRQYERGRKADAQTHIAMMQGLKELFEGQHPLKKLIRGVGLNLVDNLSPLKQLFADKALGQ; translated from the coding sequence ATGAAACAAAGCCAAGTATGTATTGTGGGTGCAGGTTGCATTGGTTTAACACTGGCATTGGGTTTGGTAAAACAAGGTATTAGCGTAGTGGTAATTGATGGTGCGCCGCGTTTAAGTGCGCCTAACAGCAAAGCAGCTGAGTTTAGTTTACGTGTGAGTGCGCTTAGTTTAGCAAGCCAAGCGTTATTTATGCAGCTTGGCGTATGGCAAGCGATGTTAGATTTACGAGCGCAGCCTTACACCACAATGGATGTGCGCGATAAAGACTCATTTGGCAAAATTGAGTTTGTCGCACAAGAACAAGACTTAACCCATTTAGGGCATATCGTCGAAAACGATGTGATCCGCCACGCTTTATTAGCCGCACTTGACGAGCAGCCTTTGGCAACGGTTTTGTTTGATAGCCCGTATCAGCAAATTCACCAAAGTGATAGCGATGTCTTTTTAACCCTTAAAGATGGCACTCCCATTATTGCAAAGCTGCTGGTGGCCTGTGATGGCGCAAACTCAGCTATTCGCCAGCAATATAAAATGCCGATTACGTTTTGGGATTATGATCATCACGCCATTGTTGCAACTATTAAAACCCAGTTACCACACCATAATGTGGCGCGTCAGGTGTTTTTACCCGATGGGCCATTAGCATTCTTGCCACTGCCTGAAGCGAATACTCACTCAATTGTGTGGTCAACGTCGCCGATGCGCGCTCAAGCGTTATTAGCTATGGACGATAGCGAGTTTAATAAAGCGCTCATGGCCGAATTTGATGGGCAATGCGGTTTATGTGAAGTTGTCAGTGCTCGGCAAAGTTTTCCACTTAAAATGCGTTATGCCCGCAAATGGCTCGATAACCGAGTTATTTTAATGGGTGATGCCGCCCATACTATTCACCCGTTAGCAGGGCTTGGTATGAACTTAGGGCTAAAAGATGCTGCTTATTTACTTGAGTTATTAGCATCGGCATCAACAAGCAGTGCACAAGGTGAATTTGCGCCCCATAAACTACTACGCCAGTACGAACGTGGCCGCAAAGCTGATGCTCAAACCCATATCGCGATGATGCAAGGGCTCAAAGAATTATTTGAAGGCCAGCATCCACTTAAAAAACTTATTCGTGGTGTTGGGCTTAATTTGGTTGATAACCTGAGCCCACTGAAGCAATTGTTTGCTGATAAAGCGCTGGGGCAATAA
- a CDS encoding DUF2024 family protein, translated as MHVHIYDTHVTTRTGQYLHFDVLVDDANVPHVARFAEAYLKSLGIIDSQISQSRCNFCHSEMANPEVQLAIQNQGHSILVLA; from the coding sequence ATGCATGTTCATATTTACGATACCCATGTCACTACCCGCACAGGACAATATCTACACTTTGATGTATTAGTGGATGATGCCAACGTGCCCCATGTCGCCCGTTTTGCAGAAGCTTACTTAAAATCGCTAGGCATTATTGACAGTCAGATATCACAAAGTCGGTGTAATTTTTGCCACAGTGAAATGGCAAACCCTGAAGTGCAACTGGCGATTCAAAACCAAGGTCACAGTATTTTAGTCTTGGCATAA